In one Sphingomonas naphthae genomic region, the following are encoded:
- a CDS encoding RNA polymerase sigma factor, translating into MDPLAAAIEPLIPGLRRYARSWLRDRAMADDVVQDCLERAVGRWRQRRGVEVRPWVYAILHNLLVDHQRQRSRRGTAVPLHLVDDAALGRPADQDTGLHHRDLLRALDALPEEQRTVLLLVSVEGLPYAEVAAVVGVPLGTVMSRISRGRDRLATLLREGERPRLRSVQ; encoded by the coding sequence ATGGACCCTCTTGCCGCCGCGATCGAACCCCTGATCCCCGGCCTGCGCCGCTATGCCCGGTCGTGGCTGCGCGATCGGGCGATGGCGGACGACGTGGTGCAGGATTGCCTCGAGCGCGCGGTCGGGCGATGGCGACAGCGGCGCGGGGTGGAGGTTCGCCCATGGGTCTACGCGATCCTGCACAATCTGTTGGTCGACCATCAGCGGCAGCGTAGCCGGCGAGGCACGGCGGTTCCGCTCCACCTCGTGGATGACGCCGCGCTCGGCCGTCCGGCCGATCAGGACACAGGCCTGCACCACCGCGACCTGCTGCGCGCGCTTGATGCGTTGCCTGAAGAGCAGCGAACGGTGCTGCTCCTCGTATCGGTCGAGGGTCTGCCCTATGCGGAGGTCGCTGCCGTCGTCGGCGTGCCGCTGGGCACGGTGATGTCGCGCATATCGCGGGGGCGCGACCGTCTGGCGACACTCCTCCGGGAGGGTGAACGGCCGCGATTGAGGAGCGTGCAATGA
- a CDS encoding anti-sigma factor family protein — protein MTSPIGEDDLAAWIDGRLSPERQRLVDAYLKGQPDLHARLREQAEQARALASLFTTIADEPIPATMRVAAIRGRQRQPRWQLAIAASLLLALGFGGGWSSARWSGEPRAGIAALANEASDNFRVYAADRIRPAEIGPDQRAMLIRWTSARLGERVTIPDLSTAGYRYGGGRLVATPHGPAALLLYDGPQASKLAVLTRPMQIDKTASMTSTSSGTMGRVTWAVDGIGYSVVGERPAAELHPIADEVRRQADAALVS, from the coding sequence ATGACCAGCCCGATCGGCGAGGACGATCTGGCCGCATGGATCGATGGCAGGTTGTCGCCCGAGCGGCAGCGCCTGGTTGACGCCTACCTTAAAGGCCAGCCGGATCTGCATGCCCGTTTGCGGGAGCAGGCGGAGCAGGCGCGAGCCCTTGCATCCCTATTCACCACGATCGCGGACGAACCCATTCCGGCGACGATGCGCGTGGCAGCGATCAGGGGACGGCAAAGGCAACCGCGTTGGCAACTCGCCATTGCCGCGTCACTTCTGCTGGCGTTGGGGTTTGGCGGGGGCTGGTCGAGCGCGCGGTGGAGCGGTGAACCCCGCGCGGGCATCGCGGCGCTGGCCAACGAGGCGAGTGACAATTTCCGTGTCTATGCCGCCGACCGGATACGACCGGCGGAAATCGGCCCCGACCAGCGCGCCATGCTGATCCGGTGGACCTCCGCCCGACTGGGTGAGCGCGTCACCATCCCGGACCTCAGCACAGCCGGCTATCGCTATGGCGGGGGGCGATTGGTCGCGACGCCTCACGGCCCTGCGGCACTGCTCCTCTACGACGGACCGCAAGCGTCGAAACTCGCGGTGCTGACGAGGCCTATGCAGATCGACAAGACCGCGAGCATGACCAGCACGTCCAGCGGGACCATGGGCCGGGTCACATGGGCGGTTGATGGGATCGGCTATAGTGTGGTGGGCGAGCGACCCGCGGCCGAGTTGCATCCGATCGCCGACGAGGTCCGGCGCCAGGCCGATGCGGCGTTGGTGTCCTGA
- a CDS encoding molybdopterin-dependent oxidoreductase, with the protein MTDMIERSSDPYNAEPTPGALIERFLTPQALFYVRSHGPVPDLPANHRIEVSGTGIASRSFSVEELKATFSTHSVTAVLQCAGNRRTDLQQVGKTSGDPWDVGAIGNAEWTGVRLADVLDAVGAPDASNLFVAFTGADEVDVEGEEALFGVSIAMDKARQPDVLIAWAMNGEPLTPEHGAPLRMVVPGYAGVRSAKWLTRIEVRDTPSDAPIQAHDYKLFPADVTSDTVDWSQGLTINAMPLNAAICSPGAGESLAAGEVRIEGYAIAYDRRVSRVEVSVNGGRDWQQATFADDPVTHWGWRRWTLDATLAKGRQHLVVRAFDEAGQGQPERPDTMWNFAGYLCTAWHHVHVLVE; encoded by the coding sequence ATGACCGATATGATCGAGCGCAGTTCCGATCCCTACAACGCCGAGCCGACGCCCGGTGCGTTGATCGAGCGGTTCCTGACGCCGCAGGCGCTGTTCTACGTGCGCAGCCACGGGCCAGTGCCGGATCTGCCCGCCAATCATCGGATCGAGGTGAGCGGGACGGGCATAGCGAGCCGCTCCTTCTCGGTGGAAGAACTGAAAGCTACGTTTTCCACGCACTCGGTGACAGCCGTGCTCCAATGCGCGGGTAACCGGCGCACGGACCTCCAGCAGGTCGGCAAGACGTCGGGCGATCCTTGGGATGTCGGCGCGATTGGCAATGCGGAGTGGACCGGCGTACGCTTGGCCGATGTGCTCGATGCAGTTGGCGCGCCTGATGCGTCCAACCTGTTCGTGGCGTTCACCGGCGCCGACGAGGTGGACGTGGAGGGCGAAGAAGCCTTGTTCGGGGTCTCGATCGCCATGGACAAGGCGCGGCAACCCGACGTCCTCATTGCCTGGGCGATGAACGGCGAGCCGCTGACGCCCGAACATGGCGCCCCGCTCCGCATGGTGGTGCCGGGCTATGCAGGCGTGCGCAGCGCCAAATGGCTGACACGGATCGAGGTGCGAGACACGCCTTCCGACGCACCGATCCAGGCGCACGACTACAAGCTGTTTCCCGCCGATGTGACGAGCGACACCGTCGACTGGAGCCAGGGTCTGACGATCAACGCCATGCCGCTCAACGCCGCGATCTGCTCGCCCGGTGCGGGCGAGAGTTTGGCCGCCGGGGAGGTGCGGATTGAGGGATATGCTATTGCCTATGACCGCCGTGTTTCTCGGGTCGAGGTGTCGGTGAACGGCGGTCGCGACTGGCAACAGGCGACGTTCGCCGATGATCCGGTGACGCACTGGGGTTGGCGGCGCTGGACCCTCGATGCCACGCTTGCCAAGGGACGCCAGCACCTTGTCGTGCGCGCCTTCGACGAGGCTGGACAGGGACAGCCCGAACGACCGGACACGATGTGGAACTTCGCCGGCTATCTGTGCACCGCCTGGCATCACGTTCACGTGCTGGTCGAATGA
- a CDS encoding MgtC/SapB family protein, translating to MIEASAASDIAFWIDAISRLVVATAAGMVLGWERSRENRQIMGLRTLGLVGLASCIAVQAIVHSGLPNVNADAAGRAMQGILSGVGFIGAGAVLRVGQGQEVHGLATAACIWVTATIGAAAGLAVWPLIIGGVSLAMLVLFVGAPLERRIRERARLTPTGRMSSASRDPAGPPGACQRREAARCNQDTNAASAWRRTSSAIGCNSAAGRSPTTL from the coding sequence ATGATCGAAGCATCAGCGGCATCGGACATCGCCTTCTGGATCGATGCGATTAGTCGCCTGGTGGTGGCGACCGCGGCCGGGATGGTGCTCGGCTGGGAACGCTCGCGGGAGAACCGGCAGATCATGGGCCTGCGGACGCTGGGTCTGGTCGGTCTGGCGAGTTGCATCGCCGTGCAGGCGATCGTGCATAGTGGCTTGCCGAACGTGAACGCCGATGCCGCAGGACGGGCGATGCAGGGCATTCTGTCCGGCGTCGGCTTCATCGGTGCCGGTGCGGTGCTGCGGGTCGGCCAGGGTCAGGAGGTGCATGGCCTCGCGACCGCCGCGTGCATCTGGGTCACCGCCACGATCGGCGCGGCAGCGGGGTTGGCAGTGTGGCCGCTCATCATCGGCGGGGTGAGCCTTGCAATGCTCGTCCTGTTCGTCGGTGCGCCGCTGGAACGCCGCATCCGCGAGCGGGCTCGCCTGACGCCGACAGGAAGGATGTCGAGCGCAAGCCGTGATCCCGCTGGACCGCCCGGTGCCTGTCAGCGTCGGGAAGCGGCAAGGTGCAATCAGGACACCAACGCCGCATCGGCCTGGCGCCGGACCTCGTCGGCGATCGGATGCAACTCGGCCGCGGGTCGCTCGCCCACCACACTATAG